The following proteins come from a genomic window of Chlamydiales bacterium:
- the ftsH gene encoding ATP-dependent zinc metalloprotease FtsH — MTSDKKNKNEPKKIFPTTFFLFLLAIILVVITLQNFMSTKSAKVAFSHQVEHLVNLQLVVPEESHKVSLNDNLVTFSGKFRERETEESRKRYKYLELVEKNHNLKNEKNEILSSLSRLQTNIREAGKWFLAISGISIPEGGYRIVEEVYDLPEKENAIVIKEISEKEMINLKLMQERLQQIKLSSQEDLTGFEIDLALLVTNFRSPILGVSAEAMKQELKTLTKELEETQGTSYSTAQKISIYETILSKLQEIVEELNQPVDHMRLSELRSIRQYKEQMERYEKSNQALEQNEIQLDKARQSLSNVIWFFNNKELSGRALERQDVETYSHWFANAKEEWDNFKLNHGLSFKAPDQPRTLALEKTFKSEEQSPNYFSYILTILPIVFVILLLYFVFSRQMKGVGGSAMNFGKSPARLLQKGQNKVTFKDVAGIDEAKEELFEIVEFLKNPSKFTTLGGRIPKGILLIGAPGTGKTLIAKAVAGEADRPFFSIAGSDFVEMFVGVGASRIRNMFEQAKKNAPCIIFIDEIDAVGRHRGAGIGGGHDEREQTLNQLLVEMDGFETNEAVILMAATNRPDVLDKALLRPGRFDRRVMIGLPDIKGRYEILKVHARKIKIDPSVDLLTVARSTPGAAGADLENLLNEAALLAARKGRSAITGIDVAEARDKVLYGKERRSLELDENEKRTTAYHESGHTIVGFLVEHSDPVEKVTIIPRGLSLGATHFLPEKNRLSYWRKELLDQLAVLMGGRVAEEVFLGDISSGAQQDISQATRLARSMVCEWGMSEVLGKVAYNGPSEEATGYVYHHDKAYSEETARAIDEEVKKLLDEAYARATGIILKYPAQIELMTKMLIEFETLDAEDVRDIIDGQWDMEKKQKRLLEQENLYKRQPETPPPPPPQNVRPKKNDSDLELNPT, encoded by the coding sequence ATGACTTCAGACAAAAAGAATAAGAATGAACCGAAGAAAATTTTTCCAACTACTTTCTTTCTTTTTCTTTTAGCGATTATTTTGGTGGTAATTACGCTACAGAATTTCATGTCGACTAAATCGGCAAAAGTTGCTTTTAGTCACCAAGTTGAGCATCTTGTAAATTTACAGCTGGTTGTTCCGGAAGAGAGTCATAAGGTCTCTTTGAATGATAATCTTGTGACTTTTAGTGGCAAATTTCGAGAACGTGAGACTGAAGAAAGTCGAAAACGCTATAAATATTTGGAATTGGTAGAAAAAAATCATAATTTAAAAAATGAAAAAAATGAAATCTTGTCAAGTTTAAGTCGCCTTCAAACAAATATTCGAGAAGCAGGTAAATGGTTTTTAGCAATCTCTGGGATATCGATTCCTGAGGGAGGTTATCGTATTGTTGAGGAGGTATATGATCTTCCTGAAAAAGAAAATGCAATTGTCATTAAAGAAATTTCTGAAAAGGAGATGATCAATTTAAAATTGATGCAAGAGCGTTTACAGCAAATAAAGTTGAGTAGTCAAGAGGACCTAACAGGTTTTGAAATTGATCTTGCTCTTTTAGTAACAAATTTTCGTTCTCCTATTTTAGGTGTAAGCGCTGAAGCAATGAAGCAAGAGCTAAAAACTCTTACCAAAGAATTAGAAGAAACTCAAGGGACTTCTTATTCAACTGCGCAAAAAATTTCTATCTATGAAACAATTCTATCTAAGCTCCAGGAAATTGTAGAAGAATTAAATCAACCTGTTGATCATATGCGTTTGAGTGAATTGCGTTCTATACGCCAATATAAAGAGCAAATGGAGCGCTATGAAAAGAGCAATCAAGCCTTAGAACAAAATGAAATACAACTAGATAAAGCACGTCAATCTTTATCTAATGTGATCTGGTTTTTTAATAATAAAGAACTTTCGGGTCGTGCACTAGAACGTCAAGATGTAGAAACATATAGCCATTGGTTTGCTAATGCAAAAGAAGAATGGGACAATTTTAAATTAAATCATGGTCTTTCTTTTAAAGCTCCTGATCAACCTCGTACCCTTGCTCTTGAAAAGACATTTAAGAGTGAAGAACAATCTCCCAATTATTTTAGTTATATTCTTACCATTCTTCCCATTGTTTTTGTCATTCTGCTCCTTTATTTTGTCTTTTCAAGACAAATGAAAGGTGTAGGTGGGTCAGCCATGAATTTTGGTAAATCACCTGCTAGGCTTCTCCAAAAAGGACAAAATAAGGTCACTTTTAAAGATGTGGCTGGTATTGATGAAGCGAAGGAAGAACTTTTTGAAATTGTGGAGTTTTTAAAGAATCCTTCAAAATTCACTACACTTGGTGGTCGCATTCCTAAAGGAATTTTGTTAATTGGTGCTCCAGGAACCGGAAAAACTCTTATTGCTAAAGCGGTAGCAGGGGAAGCAGATCGTCCATTTTTTTCAATTGCTGGTTCTGATTTTGTTGAGATGTTTGTTGGAGTTGGAGCGAGTCGAATTCGTAATATGTTTGAACAAGCGAAAAAAAATGCTCCTTGTATTATTTTTATTGATGAAATTGATGCTGTTGGTCGTCATCGTGGAGCAGGAATTGGAGGCGGTCATGATGAACGTGAACAGACATTAAATCAGCTTCTTGTTGAAATGGACGGATTTGAAACAAATGAAGCTGTTATTTTAATGGCAGCAACTAATCGTCCTGATGTCCTTGATAAAGCACTTCTACGTCCTGGACGATTTGATCGTCGTGTGATGATTGGACTTCCTGATATTAAAGGGCGGTATGAAATTTTAAAAGTTCATGCACGTAAGATCAAAATTGATCCATCGGTTGATCTTCTTACTGTTGCCCGATCAACTCCAGGAGCAGCAGGTGCTGATCTTGAAAATCTTCTTAATGAAGCTGCCTTACTCGCAGCTAGAAAGGGACGTTCTGCGATCACGGGTATTGATGTTGCTGAAGCTCGTGATAAAGTACTTTATGGAAAAGAAAGACGTAGTCTTGAGCTTGATGAAAATGAGAAAAGGACAACAGCTTATCATGAATCAGGTCATACGATTGTTGGATTTCTCGTTGAACATTCTGATCCAGTCGAAAAAGTGACAATTATTCCAAGGGGGTTATCTCTTGGAGCTACTCACTTTTTGCCTGAAAAGAATCGACTCAGTTATTGGAGAAAAGAACTTCTTGATCAACTCGCAGTTCTAATGGGAGGGAGAGTTGCTGAAGAAGTTTTTCTCGGAGATATTTCAAGTGGCGCTCAACAAGATATTTCGCAAGCTACTCGCTTAGCGCGCAGTATGGTTTGTGAATGGGGAATGAGTGAAGTTCTTGGTAAAGTTGCTTATAATGGACCTTCTGAAGAGGCTACCGGATATGTCTATCATCATGATAAAGCTTATTCTGAAGAAACTGCTCGTGCGATTGATGAAGAAGTCAAAAAACTGCTTGATGAAGCTTATGCTAGAGCAACTGGTATTATTCTGAAATATCCTGCACAAATTGAACTTATGACAAAAATGCTTATAGAATTTGAAACTTTAGATGCTGAAGATGTCCGCGATATTATTGATGGCCAATGGGATATGGAAAAAAAACAAAAACGTCTTCTCGAACAAGAGAATTTATATAAACGTCAGCCTGAAACACCACCACCACCTCCTCCTCAGAATGTCAGACCAAAAAAAAACGACTCCGACTTGGAGCTCAATCCAACTTAA
- the tilS gene encoding tRNA lysidine(34) synthetase TilS, protein MHFYTLEDTPLLLGFSGGSDSTMLFYLLLEQEHPFEVAHVNHGWRPESSLEALEIMKICKKEGVTCHTCSLRSIDSNLEDYARKERHHFFQKICNDRKLRGVMLGHHADDQAETVLKRVFEGASLPKLKGLLPKTQIGELNLYRPLLKWKKSEILDWLKVRGISYFSDPTNKDHRFLRGRMREELLPTLSKQFGKQVQTSLCQLGESAQELADFLEFELEPFRKQFIYFDGNISLDFNKLNLKFPFIYKAIIRDFFEKENLTISKSTLNTLLSHLLKNSVCKRIQVGQRVVEIDRGKLTIKKLKLLSL, encoded by the coding sequence TTGCATTTTTATACATTAGAAGATACCCCTCTTCTTTTGGGATTTTCTGGGGGGAGTGATTCTACAATGCTATTTTATCTACTTTTAGAACAAGAGCACCCATTTGAAGTCGCTCATGTTAACCATGGATGGCGCCCAGAAAGCTCCTTAGAAGCTCTTGAAATTATGAAAATCTGTAAAAAAGAAGGTGTGACTTGTCACACTTGTTCTCTCAGATCCATAGATTCAAATCTTGAAGATTATGCTAGAAAAGAACGCCATCATTTTTTTCAAAAAATTTGCAATGATAGAAAATTAAGAGGTGTGATGCTTGGTCATCATGCAGATGACCAGGCTGAAACAGTATTAAAGCGAGTGTTTGAGGGGGCGTCTCTTCCGAAGCTTAAAGGGCTTCTACCAAAAACTCAAATTGGAGAATTGAATCTATATCGTCCTCTTTTAAAATGGAAAAAATCAGAGATTTTAGATTGGCTTAAAGTGAGAGGAATTTCTTATTTCTCCGATCCAACGAACAAAGATCATCGTTTTTTGAGAGGTAGAATGCGAGAAGAGCTACTTCCTACACTTTCAAAACAGTTTGGAAAACAGGTTCAGACAAGTCTTTGTCAATTAGGCGAATCAGCTCAAGAACTCGCAGATTTTCTTGAGTTTGAACTAGAACCTTTTAGAAAGCAGTTTATTTATTTTGATGGAAATATTTCTTTGGATTTCAATAAATTAAACCTAAAATTTCCATTTATCTATAAAGCGATTATTCGAGATTTCTTTGAGAAAGAAAATCTTACGATTTCAAAATCTACTTTAAATACACTCCTTTCTCATCTATTGAAAAATAGTGTATGTAAAAGAATTCAAGTTGGTCAAAGAGTGGTAGAAATTGATCGTGGGAAATTGACTATCAAAAAGTTAAAATTATTAAGTTTATAG
- a CDS encoding LptF/LptG family permease translates to MGLIVCYLIKEYLRVFLLSISSFIGILFVSRLEEIAHFAAIGASFLYLLLFSFYQILYVLPIAIPISSLISVMILFQKLSQTHELTALRTVGLSFRQITTPILGLGMILSCINFYIASELTTSAHLKSRQMVSHLTTENPLLLLQSAKIAKLQGAYVQMEPVSTGKNIKNLLIALKDHTNKRISLLLAKKMTIEGDELKGEEVTVISNLSNPDFDQLIIENKKLTTCFSLDFSRFLQNQGWKISNDHLKFNLLRARIQNLYKTGREQIAKCYSEMIRRISLGIAVFTFNLMGISFGITLDKNQNKKNILLVFILGGLTLVLFLAGKELSHLLWMATICFFLPHLFITIASILALFRLSRGLR, encoded by the coding sequence ATGGGATTAATCGTTTGCTACTTAATCAAAGAGTATCTCAGAGTCTTCTTACTATCTATTAGCTCATTCATCGGGATCTTGTTTGTGAGTCGCTTGGAAGAAATTGCCCACTTTGCTGCGATAGGGGCTTCTTTCCTCTATTTACTCCTCTTTAGTTTTTATCAAATCCTCTATGTTCTACCAATTGCTATTCCAATTTCTTCTTTAATTTCAGTAATGATTCTCTTTCAAAAACTATCGCAAACTCATGAACTCACTGCATTAAGAACCGTAGGCCTTTCTTTTAGACAAATTACCACTCCCATTTTAGGGTTAGGGATGATCCTGTCTTGTATCAATTTTTATATTGCTTCTGAACTTACAACATCTGCTCATTTGAAAAGTCGTCAAATGGTATCCCATCTAACTACAGAAAATCCTCTTTTGCTTCTCCAAAGCGCAAAAATTGCAAAATTACAAGGAGCATATGTTCAGATGGAACCAGTTTCAACAGGAAAAAATATAAAGAATTTACTCATTGCTCTAAAAGATCATACCAATAAAAGGATCTCTCTGCTTTTAGCAAAAAAAATGACGATTGAGGGAGATGAATTAAAGGGAGAAGAGGTTACAGTGATTTCAAATCTTTCTAATCCTGATTTTGATCAACTAATTATTGAAAATAAAAAACTCACAACTTGTTTTTCTCTTGATTTTTCTCGTTTTCTTCAAAATCAAGGATGGAAAATTTCAAATGATCATTTGAAATTTAACTTATTGAGAGCACGAATACAGAATTTGTATAAGACAGGGAGAGAACAAATTGCAAAATGCTATTCAGAAATGATCCGGCGTATTTCTTTAGGAATAGCTGTCTTTACCTTTAACCTAATGGGCATATCTTTTGGAATTACCCTGGATAAAAATCAAAATAAAAAAAACATTCTTCTTGTCTTCATTCTTGGAGGACTCACTTTAGTCTTATTTCTTGCTGGGAAAGAGTTGAGTCACTTGCTCTGGATGGCCACTATCTGTTTTTTTCTTCCCCATCTCTTTATTACCATAGCTTCTATTTTAGCTCTTTTTCGCTTAAGTCGAGGGTTGAGGTGA